One window from the genome of Streptomyces sp. NBC_00708 encodes:
- a CDS encoding RNA polymerase-binding protein RbpA, with protein sequence MASGNAIRGSRVGAGPMGEAERGESAPRLRISFWCSNGHETQPSFAHDAQVPDTWDCPRCGFPAGQDPESPPDPPRTEPYKTHLAYVRERRSDADGEAILAEALAKLRGEI encoded by the coding sequence GTGGCAAGTGGCAACGCGATCCGGGGAAGCCGGGTCGGAGCGGGGCCGATGGGGGAGGCCGAGCGCGGCGAGTCCGCGCCACGGCTCCGCATCTCCTTCTGGTGCTCGAACGGGCACGAGACGCAGCCCAGCTTCGCCCATGACGCGCAGGTGCCGGACACCTGGGACTGCCCGCGCTGCGGTTTCCCGGCCGGCCAGGACCCGGAGAGCCCGCCGGACCCGCCGCGCACCGAGCCGTACAAGACGCACCTCGCGTACGTACGCGAGCGGCGCAGCGACGCGGACGGCGAGGCCATTCTCGCCGAGGCCCTCGCGAAGCTCCGCGGCGAGATCTAG